A region from the Mycolicibacterium phlei genome encodes:
- the rplU gene encoding 50S ribosomal protein L21 — protein sequence MATYAIVKTGGKQYKVAAGDVVKVEKLDAEPGAKVELPVALVVDGAKVTTAAKDLEKVSVTGEVLEHTKGPKIRIHKFKNKTGYHKRQGHRQQLTVLKVTGIK from the coding sequence ATGGCGACTTACGCAATCGTCAAGACCGGCGGTAAGCAGTACAAGGTCGCCGCAGGTGACGTGGTCAAGGTCGAGAAGCTTGACGCGGAGCCCGGCGCCAAGGTCGAGCTGCCGGTGGCTCTCGTCGTCGACGGCGCGAAGGTCACCACCGCGGCCAAGGACCTGGAGAAGGTTTCGGTCACCGGTGAGGTGCTCGAGCACACCAAGGGTCCCAAGATCCGTATCCACAAGTTCAAGAACAAGACCGGCTACCACAAGCGGCAGGGTCACCGTCAGCAGCTGACGGTCCTCAAGGTCACCGGCATCAAGTAG
- a CDS encoding Rne/Rng family ribonuclease: MAEDAPTEDLSQDTRPAEDVQPERLRVHSLARVLGTTSRRVLDALAQLDGRPRSAHSTVGDDEAQRVREVLAATPAETPAVETPAEPPAEEPAVVVEAAVVEEAAVVEVSVPVEVTETPAEEAPAEETPAEPSAEETPADSGDGSGDEEPESRLILETPAQQQESSHPDYLPLFVAPKPVTSFEWDDDPEDDDFEPAEDDETQDSDEDQVERPSRRRRRGRRGRGRGRGEQNGEDTDSPEGDETQPAATEQDGGEDSDESDDDSGDDESTGTEGTTRRRRRRRRRKAGSTDDTDTGLAPDDPPNTVVHEREPRKAAKADKSDEIQGINGSTRLEAKRQRRRDGRDAGRRRPPILSEAEFLARRESVERMMVVRDKVRTEPPHEGARYTQIAVLEDGVVVEHFVTSAASASLVGNIYLGIVQNVLPSMEAAFVDIGRGRNGVLYAGEVNWEAAGLGGANRKIEQALKPGDYVVVQVSKDPVGHKGARLTTQVSLAGRYLVYVPGASSTGISRKLPDTERQRLKEILREVVPPDAGVIIRTASEGVKEEDIRTDVERLAKRWAEIEAKAAEITAKKAGQAVALYEEPDVLVKVIRDLFNEDFTGLTVSGDHAWNTINEYVSSVAPELLPRLTKYEPASPDGPDVFAVHRIDEQLAKAMDRKVWLPSGGTLVIDRTEAMTVIDVNTGKFTGSGGNLEQTVTRNNLEAAEEIVRQLRLRDIGGIVVIDFIDMVLESNRDLVLRRLTEALARDRTRHQVSEVTSLGLVQLTRKRLGTGLVEAFSTTCTHCNGRGIVLHGDPVDSTSGTGRKADGGGRRGKRGKRGSKADDVEVAKVPPHPAGEHPMFKAMAAATGRHSDDEDETSGEATDTKPEESDGQAQDSAAEAVAESEHLRTAVIEAGEEDIDDLEDEYEDSDEDSDDSDDDDDVELDPDDDEAIEDDIEVIGASDEDSDDDSDEDDDYDDSDVDDSEESDEDDSDSDDEDEPDESPAAVTAPEPAAPPPVSTGGRHRRRAAARPAGPPSVGS; encoded by the coding sequence GTGGCCGAAGATGCCCCCACCGAAGACCTTTCACAAGACACACGACCCGCGGAGGACGTCCAGCCGGAGAGGCTGAGAGTTCATTCGCTGGCTCGGGTGCTCGGGACCACCAGCAGGCGGGTGCTCGACGCGCTCGCGCAGCTGGACGGCAGGCCCCGCAGCGCGCACTCGACCGTCGGCGACGACGAGGCGCAGCGGGTCCGCGAGGTGCTCGCCGCGACACCGGCTGAGACCCCGGCCGTCGAGACACCGGCTGAGCCCCCGGCCGAGGAACCGGCCGTCGTGGTCGAGGCTGCCGTCGTCGAGGAGGCTGCCGTCGTCGAGGTCTCGGTCCCCGTCGAGGTGACCGAGACCCCCGCCGAGGAGGCTCCCGCGGAGGAGACCCCCGCCGAGCCGTCCGCCGAGGAGACCCCCGCGGACTCCGGCGATGGCTCCGGCGATGAGGAGCCCGAGTCCCGGCTGATCCTGGAGACCCCGGCCCAGCAGCAGGAGAGCTCCCACCCCGACTACCTGCCGCTGTTCGTCGCGCCGAAGCCCGTCACCTCGTTCGAGTGGGACGACGACCCCGAGGACGACGACTTCGAGCCGGCCGAGGACGACGAGACCCAGGACAGCGACGAGGACCAGGTCGAACGGCCGTCCCGGCGCCGCCGCCGGGGCCGTCGCGGCCGGGGCCGCGGGCGCGGCGAGCAGAACGGCGAGGACACCGACAGCCCCGAGGGTGACGAGACCCAGCCGGCCGCCACCGAGCAGGACGGCGGCGAGGACTCCGACGAGTCCGACGACGACTCCGGCGACGACGAGAGCACCGGCACCGAGGGCACCACCCGGCGGCGCCGCCGCCGTCGCCGCCGCAAGGCCGGCAGCACCGACGACACCGACACCGGCCTGGCCCCCGACGACCCGCCGAACACCGTCGTGCACGAGCGGGAGCCGCGCAAGGCGGCCAAGGCCGACAAGAGCGACGAGATCCAGGGCATCAACGGGTCGACCCGCCTGGAGGCCAAGCGTCAGCGCCGCCGCGACGGCCGCGACGCCGGTCGTCGCCGCCCGCCGATCCTGAGCGAGGCCGAGTTCCTGGCCCGCCGCGAATCGGTGGAACGGATGATGGTGGTGCGCGACAAGGTCCGCACCGAACCGCCGCACGAGGGCGCCCGCTACACCCAGATCGCGGTGCTCGAGGACGGCGTCGTCGTCGAACACTTCGTGACCTCGGCGGCGTCGGCGTCGCTGGTCGGCAACATCTACCTCGGCATCGTGCAGAACGTGCTGCCCTCCATGGAGGCGGCGTTCGTCGACATCGGCCGCGGCCGCAACGGCGTGCTCTACGCCGGCGAGGTGAACTGGGAGGCCGCCGGCCTCGGCGGCGCCAACCGCAAGATCGAGCAGGCGCTCAAGCCCGGCGACTACGTCGTCGTGCAGGTCAGCAAGGATCCGGTGGGCCACAAGGGCGCCCGCCTGACCACCCAGGTGTCGCTGGCCGGCCGCTACCTGGTCTATGTGCCCGGCGCGTCGTCCACCGGCATCAGCCGCAAGCTGCCCGACACCGAGCGTCAGCGGCTCAAGGAGATCCTGCGCGAGGTGGTCCCGCCGGACGCCGGCGTGATCATCCGCACCGCGTCGGAGGGCGTCAAGGAAGAGGACATCCGCACCGACGTCGAGCGGCTCGCCAAGCGGTGGGCCGAGATCGAGGCCAAGGCCGCCGAGATCACCGCCAAGAAGGCCGGCCAGGCCGTCGCGCTCTACGAGGAGCCCGACGTGCTGGTCAAGGTGATCCGCGACCTGTTCAACGAGGACTTCACCGGGCTGACCGTCTCCGGCGACCACGCCTGGAACACGATCAACGAGTACGTCAGCTCGGTAGCACCCGAGTTGCTGCCGCGGCTGACCAAGTACGAGCCCGCCTCCCCGGACGGCCCGGACGTGTTCGCCGTGCACCGCATCGACGAACAGCTGGCCAAGGCGATGGACCGCAAGGTGTGGCTGCCCTCGGGCGGCACCCTGGTCATCGACCGCACCGAGGCGATGACGGTCATCGACGTCAACACCGGCAAGTTCACCGGGTCGGGCGGCAACCTCGAGCAGACCGTCACCCGCAACAACCTCGAGGCGGCCGAGGAGATCGTGCGCCAGCTGCGGCTGCGCGACATCGGCGGCATCGTGGTCATCGACTTCATCGACATGGTGCTGGAGTCCAACCGCGACCTGGTGCTGCGCCGGCTCACCGAGGCGCTGGCCCGCGACCGGACCCGCCACCAGGTGTCGGAGGTGACCTCGCTGGGCCTGGTCCAGCTGACCCGCAAGCGGCTCGGCACCGGCCTGGTCGAGGCGTTCTCCACCACCTGCACGCACTGCAACGGCCGCGGCATCGTGCTGCACGGCGACCCGGTGGACTCCACCTCGGGGACCGGCCGCAAGGCCGACGGCGGTGGTCGCCGCGGCAAGCGCGGTAAGCGCGGATCCAAGGCCGACGACGTCGAGGTCGCGAAGGTGCCGCCGCACCCCGCCGGTGAACACCCGATGTTCAAGGCGATGGCCGCGGCCACCGGACGTCACTCCGACGACGAAGACGAGACCTCGGGCGAGGCGACAGACACCAAGCCCGAGGAGTCCGACGGCCAGGCGCAGGACTCGGCGGCTGAGGCGGTGGCCGAGTCGGAGCACCTGCGCACGGCGGTCATCGAGGCCGGCGAGGAGGACATCGACGACCTCGAGGACGAATACGAGGACTCCGACGAGGACTCCGACGACTCCGATGATGACGATGACGTCGAGCTCGATCCCGACGACGACGAGGCCATCGAGGACGACATCGAGGTGATCGGCGCTTCCGACGAGGACTCCGACGACGACTCGGACGAGGATGACGACTACGACGACTCCGACGTGGACGACTCCGAAGAGTCCGACGAGGACGACTCCGACTCCGACGACGAGGACGAGCCCGACGAGTCGCCGGCAGCCGTGACGGCCCCGGAGCCCGCCGCGCCGCCGCCCGTCAGCACAGGTGGACGGCACCGCCGCCGGGCCGCAGCCCGGCCCGCAGGCCCCCCGAGCGTGGGGAGCTGA
- the ndk gene encoding nucleoside-diphosphate kinase, producing the protein MTERTLALIKPDGVQRQLVGEILARIERKGLKIAALELKNVDDALARAHYAEHEGKPFFDSLLEFITSGPVVAAILEGPRAIAAFRQLAGGTDPVEKAAPGTIRGDFGLETQFNLVHGSDSPESAAREIALWFPGK; encoded by the coding sequence GTGACTGAGCGGACTCTTGCCCTGATCAAGCCGGACGGTGTGCAGCGACAGTTGGTGGGGGAGATCCTCGCCCGCATCGAACGCAAAGGGCTCAAAATCGCCGCTCTCGAGCTGAAGAACGTCGACGACGCGCTGGCGCGCGCCCACTACGCCGAGCACGAGGGCAAGCCGTTCTTCGACTCGCTGCTGGAGTTCATCACCTCCGGCCCGGTGGTCGCCGCGATTCTGGAGGGCCCGCGCGCGATCGCGGCCTTCCGTCAGCTGGCCGGCGGCACCGACCCGGTCGAGAAGGCCGCCCCGGGCACCATCCGCGGCGACTTCGGCCTGGAGACCCAGTTCAACCTGGTGCACGGCTCCGACTCGCCGGAGTCGGCCGCCCGCGAGATCGCCCTCTGGTTCCCGGGCAAGTAA
- a CDS encoding TetR/AcrR family transcriptional regulator: MARRRGWNGQPPADDDEARRRIVDTAVELLSRTGTAISISDVAATLGVIRQTVYRYFPTADALMRAAAIASTDDFLDRLEQAVRGITDPAEAMTEGVLYSLDEVARTPHLGILLTEPYVSSHSGALASDEARAIGRRMIDRFDVDWVAYGYDDAALSDLVEFTLRTMLSFFVAPNPQTRSREQLRAFLHRWLGGAILAQQRSDQGR, encoded by the coding sequence GTGGCCCGTAGGCGCGGGTGGAACGGGCAGCCGCCGGCCGACGACGACGAGGCCCGGCGCCGGATCGTCGACACCGCCGTCGAGCTGCTGTCCCGGACCGGCACCGCGATCAGCATCTCCGACGTGGCGGCCACGCTCGGCGTGATCCGCCAGACCGTGTACCGCTACTTTCCGACCGCCGACGCGCTCATGCGGGCCGCGGCGATCGCCTCCACCGACGACTTCCTGGACCGCCTCGAGCAGGCGGTGCGCGGCATCACCGATCCGGCCGAGGCCATGACCGAGGGGGTGCTGTACTCGCTGGACGAGGTGGCGCGCACCCCGCACCTGGGCATCCTGCTGACCGAGCCGTACGTGAGCAGCCACTCCGGTGCGCTGGCCTCCGACGAGGCGCGCGCGATCGGCAGGCGGATGATCGACCGGTTCGACGTGGACTGGGTGGCCTACGGCTACGACGACGCGGCGCTGTCCGACCTGGTCGAGTTCACCCTGCGCACCATGCTGTCGTTCTTCGTCGCGCCGAACCCGCAGACCCGCTCGCGTGAGCAGCTGCGCGCCTTCCTGCACCGCTGGCTGGGCGGGGCGATCCTGGCGCAGCAGCGGTCCGACCAGGGCCGCTGA